The Arachis hypogaea cultivar Tifrunner chromosome 14, arahy.Tifrunner.gnm2.J5K5, whole genome shotgun sequence genome has a segment encoding these proteins:
- the LOC112744123 gene encoding SKP1-like protein 21 → MTKIFIVRNFVTDPKEMKNSKNKKKNRRRKEQQTSSSLKEASELNNKEINGHNIRPQTDGANGVSEASQSNTEDSTFVPREFDDGDIDEEIDPALQEKLDREVEDFARILNSDWPERMQELLSLGQERKAMPFTSNENSFLRRNA, encoded by the exons ATGACAAAAATTTTCATAGTGAGAAATTTTGTTACAGATCCAAAGGAGATGAAAAAttctaagaataaaaagaaaaaccgaAGAAGAAAAGAGCAACAGACGAGCTCTTCTTTGAAAGAAGCTTCTGAACTGAACAATAAG GAGATAAATGGTCATAATATCAGACCCCAAACTGATGGAGCTAATGGAGTTTCCGAGGCCTCTCAGTCTAATACAGAAGACAGCACTTTTGTTCCTAGAGAGTTTGATGATGGAGATATAGATGAGGAGATCGATCCTGCATTACAAGAAAAACTTGACAG GGAAGTGGAAGATTTCGCCCGCATATTAAATTCTGACTGGCCAGAGAGGATGCAGGAACTGTTGTCATTGGGGCAAGAAAGAAAAGCAATGCCTTTTACATCCAATGAAAACAGTTTTTTAAGACGAAATGCTT AG